Proteins encoded in a region of the Phycisphaerae bacterium genome:
- a CDS encoding LamG domain-containing protein, producing MKNNIRGMMLIVVALVSTSAWAVWNPDTDLGLTFNLNFESTPTTTTTVDVVAAITGTLVDYNTAGQSVWRATDAIRGSKCADFNNFYDAADGAGDNNDCSVSIPPNGPLFEFGDGWPGTDKTTFTFWFKTPNTSSSTFFRHTYIYDTTYYWEVRAYNGKLDFRHSKNCVRFETADTLNVLGVTNNTWHHAVVVIDRTTRDSSKMYIDSLEAPVTVTNFNTDNMNMDTYPYYDSPLKVGAGEREFDGLLDELRIYNRILNPLEISLLYQNNPAVAHTTAILPIPRSSNASITADVNWVPASGATAQYIYFGTDSNTLNLPLVKTILHGGDVNELIIPTSTARLALRLPITGRLFQLSAAIPLQVRSGRLLPVHKRQLNRILLTEQKTWLTKI from the coding sequence ATGAAAAATAACATAAGAGGAATGATGCTGATTGTAGTAGCGCTGGTTTCAACCAGTGCATGGGCCGTATGGAATCCTGATACAGACCTTGGTCTAACATTCAATCTTAATTTCGAGAGTACCCCAACAACAACCACAACCGTCGATGTAGTTGCTGCGATTACTGGAACACTGGTGGATTATAACACTGCCGGCCAGAGCGTGTGGAGAGCTACAGATGCCATACGCGGCAGTAAATGTGCTGATTTTAACAATTTTTATGATGCCGCAGATGGCGCAGGCGACAATAACGATTGCAGCGTTAGCATCCCGCCGAATGGCCCTTTATTCGAGTTTGGCGATGGTTGGCCGGGAACAGATAAAACCACATTTACCTTCTGGTTCAAAACGCCGAATACATCTTCGAGTACCTTTTTCAGACATACCTATATATATGACACAACGTACTATTGGGAAGTACGCGCATATAACGGCAAATTGGATTTCCGCCACAGTAAGAATTGCGTAAGGTTTGAGACCGCAGATACACTCAATGTTCTGGGAGTCACGAATAATACATGGCATCATGCCGTTGTTGTTATTGACAGAACTACGCGAGACAGCAGCAAGATGTATATTGACAGCCTCGAAGCACCTGTGACCGTTACTAATTTTAATACTGATAATATGAATATGGATACATATCCTTATTATGATTCTCCATTGAAGGTAGGAGCCGGTGAGCGGGAGTTTGACGGTTTACTGGACGAATTACGTATTTACAACCGTATTTTAAATCCTTTGGAGATCAGCCTTCTTTATCAGAACAATCCCGCTGTCGCGCATACGACAGCAATTCTTCCTATTCCGCGCTCTTCGAATGCCAGTATTACTGCTGACGTAAACTGGGTTCCTGCTTCCGGTGCTACGGCACAATATATATATTTTGGCACGGACTCCAATACGCTTAATCTGCCGCTTGTGAAAACTATTTTGCATGGCGGCGATGTAAATGAGTTAATAATACCGACCTCGACGGCCCGCTTGGCTTTGAGACTACCTATTACTGGCAGGTTGTTTCAACTATCGGCGGCAATCCCGTTACAAGTCCGGTCTGGTCGTTTACTACCGGTTCACAAAAGGCAACTGAACCGTATCCTGCTGACGGAGCAGAAGACGTGGTTGACGAAAATATAG